From the genome of Stigmatella aurantiaca, one region includes:
- a CDS encoding aldo/keto reductase yields METRQLGNSDLHITPIGFGAWAIGGVGYAFAWGPQDDAQSVRSIHRALELGINWIDTAAVYGLGHSEEIVAQALKGRSNRPYVFTKCGLVWDAKGQVSNALSADSIRRECEASLRRLQVDTLDLYQVHWPLEGGSLKGLEEGWKALAELKRQGKVRWIGVSNFDEKQLEFAHQISPITSLQPPYSLINRHIEKAILPFCERHGIGVIVYSPMASGLLTGAMTRERAAKLPKDDWRRNSRDFQEPLLSKHLALVDRLREVAAVHGRSPAEAAIAWTLRKPAVTAAIVGARSAGQVDGFIGALDFRLSEAEVARAEDGLR; encoded by the coding sequence ATGGAGACACGGCAGCTGGGCAATTCCGACCTTCACATCACCCCGATTGGCTTTGGCGCCTGGGCCATCGGTGGCGTGGGCTATGCGTTCGCCTGGGGCCCTCAGGATGACGCGCAGTCCGTCCGCTCCATCCACCGTGCGTTGGAGCTGGGCATCAACTGGATCGACACCGCGGCGGTGTATGGGCTGGGCCACTCGGAGGAAATCGTCGCCCAGGCGCTGAAGGGCCGCTCGAACCGGCCCTATGTCTTCACCAAGTGCGGGCTCGTCTGGGACGCCAAGGGCCAGGTCTCCAACGCGCTGAGCGCGGACTCCATCCGCCGCGAGTGTGAGGCCAGCCTGCGCCGGCTCCAGGTGGACACCCTCGACTTGTATCAGGTGCACTGGCCGCTGGAGGGCGGCTCGCTCAAGGGCCTCGAGGAGGGCTGGAAGGCCCTGGCGGAGCTGAAGCGCCAGGGCAAGGTGCGGTGGATCGGCGTCTCCAACTTCGACGAGAAGCAATTGGAGTTCGCGCACCAGATTTCGCCCATCACCTCGCTCCAGCCGCCCTACTCGCTCATCAACCGCCACATCGAGAAGGCCATCCTGCCCTTCTGCGAGCGCCACGGCATCGGCGTCATCGTCTACTCGCCCATGGCCTCGGGGCTGCTGACGGGCGCCATGACGCGCGAGCGCGCCGCGAAGCTCCCCAAGGACGACTGGCGGCGCAACAGCCGGGACTTCCAGGAGCCGCTGCTCTCCAAGCACCTGGCCTTGGTGGACCGGCTGCGGGAGGTGGCCGCGGTGCACGGCCGCTCTCCGGCCGAGGCAGCCATCGCCTGGACGCTGCGCAAGCCCGCGGTCACCGCCGCCATCGTGGGTGCCCGCAGCGCAGGTCAGGTGGATGGCTTCATCGGCGCCCTGGACTTCCGGCTCTCGGAGGCCGAGGTGGCCCGGGCCGAGGACGGCCTGCGCTAG
- a CDS encoding dipeptide epimerase — MSLVLTAHVLELPLRHAWTIARGTSTSKRNVLVELRSGTLTGRGEAAPNVRYGESAETVLEALQILAPVVEGADPRHFREVSEALQAAVPGHGAAKAAVDIALHDLAAQLLDVPLYRLWGVNPARMPLTSFSIGIDEPETLARKVQEAAPYPVLKVKLGAGRVREVFGAVRQATSKVIRVDANEAWRPDEALAHIEWLATQGVELVEQPLPAADVEGARWLRARSPLPLVADEALLQASDVPRLAEGYHGINIKLQKAGGIREALRTVEAARACGLKVMIGCMVETAVGIAAGAHLGPLADWLDLDGNLLLAEDPFVGHPVEEGRIRLGDGVGLGVRPR, encoded by the coding sequence ATGTCTCTGGTCCTGACCGCCCACGTTCTCGAGCTGCCGCTTCGCCATGCCTGGACGATTGCCCGGGGGACCAGTACCTCCAAGCGCAACGTCCTCGTGGAGCTTCGCTCGGGGACGCTCACCGGGCGGGGAGAGGCGGCGCCCAACGTCCGGTATGGGGAGTCCGCGGAGACGGTGCTGGAGGCCCTCCAGATTCTTGCGCCGGTGGTGGAGGGGGCCGACCCCCGCCACTTCCGGGAGGTATCGGAGGCGCTCCAGGCCGCCGTGCCGGGCCACGGCGCGGCGAAGGCGGCGGTGGACATCGCCCTGCACGACCTGGCCGCGCAGTTGCTGGACGTTCCGCTGTACCGGCTGTGGGGGGTGAACCCGGCGCGCATGCCCCTCACCTCGTTCTCCATCGGCATCGATGAGCCGGAGACGCTCGCGCGCAAGGTGCAGGAGGCCGCGCCGTACCCGGTGCTCAAGGTGAAGCTGGGCGCAGGCCGCGTGCGCGAGGTGTTCGGCGCGGTGCGCCAGGCCACATCCAAGGTGATTCGCGTGGATGCCAACGAGGCCTGGCGCCCCGACGAGGCGCTGGCGCACATCGAATGGCTGGCCACGCAAGGGGTGGAACTGGTGGAGCAGCCCCTGCCCGCGGCGGACGTGGAGGGTGCCCGGTGGCTGCGCGCCCGCTCGCCCCTGCCGCTGGTGGCGGACGAGGCCCTCCTCCAGGCCTCGGACGTGCCGCGCCTGGCCGAGGGCTACCATGGCATCAACATCAAGCTGCAGAAGGCCGGGGGCATCCGCGAGGCGCTGCGCACCGTCGAGGCCGCGCGGGCTTGCGGGCTGAAGGTGATGATTGGCTGCATGGTGGAGACCGCCGTGGGCATCGCGGCTGGGGCCCACCTGGGCCCCCTGGCGGACTGGTTGGACCTGGACGGCAACCTGCTGCTCGCCGAGGATCCCTTCGTGGGGCACCCGGTGGAGGAGGGGCGCATCCGGCTGGGGGACGGCGTGGGGCTGGGCGTGAGGCCCCGGTGA
- the rnhA gene encoding ribonuclease HI translates to MALPLVHIYCDGACSPNPGIGGWGSILVSPAHGHARRELSGAEPETTNNRMELTAALMALRALKAPCQVQLFTDSQYVRNAFQEKWLDRWQRTGWKTAAKQPVQNADLWQALLTQTQVHQVTWNWVRGHSGHVENERADAMAVAARLALAAKLGR, encoded by the coding sequence ATGGCGTTGCCCCTGGTCCATATCTATTGTGACGGTGCCTGTTCGCCCAACCCGGGCATTGGCGGGTGGGGCTCCATCCTCGTCTCCCCGGCGCATGGGCACGCGCGCCGGGAGCTGAGCGGGGCCGAGCCGGAGACGACCAACAACCGCATGGAGCTGACCGCGGCGCTGATGGCCCTGCGCGCGCTGAAGGCCCCCTGCCAGGTGCAGCTCTTCACGGATTCGCAGTATGTGCGCAATGCCTTCCAGGAGAAGTGGCTGGACAGGTGGCAGCGCACCGGGTGGAAGACCGCGGCCAAGCAGCCGGTGCAGAACGCGGATCTCTGGCAGGCCCTGCTAACGCAGACCCAGGTCCACCAGGTGACGTGGAACTGGGTCCGGGGCCACTCCGGGCACGTGGAGAACGAGCGGGCGGACGCCATGGCGGTGGCCGCGCGGCTGGCGCTGGCGGCCAAGCTCGGGCGCTGA
- a CDS encoding DUF819 domain-containing protein produces MSPALIQEPMAVFAVLLGVLGLLVLADRHPAIHRFFGVVPLIVFIYFVPTALSNLGVIPLQSELYRFVRVYLLPSSLVLLVLSVDLPSIARLGRNAVVLFLAGAVGIILGGPLAYLLLGGLVPAELGDQAWKGLAALSGSWIGGSANFVAIGQSVGASDSTLSMLVVVDVGVSNIWTAVLLSFAGREKTMDARLGADRRTLEAVRQEVELLQAGSARPASLADLLWMLGIAFGVTVACTALARALPDLGTMVTGFTWVVLLVTAVGVGLSFTPARKLEGAGASRLGTVFLYLLIATIGAQAEFRRLLDAPALVAVGMVWMAFHAAVILGVRRWLKAPIFFAAVGSQANVGGTASASVVAAAFHPALAPVGVLLAVLGYVLGTYGGLLCALLLEQVHHLIR; encoded by the coding sequence GTGAGTCCGGCGCTCATTCAAGAGCCCATGGCGGTGTTCGCCGTGCTGCTGGGCGTGCTCGGGCTCCTGGTGCTCGCGGACCGGCACCCGGCCATTCACCGCTTCTTCGGCGTGGTGCCGCTCATCGTCTTCATCTACTTCGTGCCCACGGCGCTCTCGAACCTGGGCGTGATTCCCCTCCAGTCCGAGCTGTACCGCTTCGTGCGCGTGTACCTGCTGCCCTCAAGCCTGGTGCTGCTGGTGCTCTCGGTGGACCTGCCCTCCATTGCCCGGCTGGGGCGCAACGCCGTGGTGCTCTTCCTGGCGGGCGCGGTGGGCATCATCCTCGGGGGGCCCCTGGCGTACCTGCTGCTGGGGGGCCTGGTGCCGGCGGAGCTGGGGGACCAGGCCTGGAAGGGGCTGGCGGCGCTGAGCGGCTCGTGGATTGGGGGCAGCGCGAACTTCGTGGCCATTGGCCAGAGCGTGGGCGCCTCGGACAGCACGCTGAGCATGCTGGTGGTGGTGGATGTGGGCGTCTCCAACATCTGGACGGCGGTGCTGCTGTCCTTCGCGGGCCGCGAGAAGACGATGGACGCGCGCCTGGGCGCGGACCGGCGCACGCTGGAGGCCGTGCGGCAGGAGGTGGAGCTGCTCCAGGCGGGGAGCGCGCGGCCGGCGAGCCTGGCGGACCTGCTGTGGATGCTGGGCATCGCCTTCGGCGTCACCGTGGCGTGCACGGCGCTGGCGCGCGCGCTGCCGGACCTGGGCACCATGGTGACGGGCTTCACGTGGGTGGTGCTGCTGGTGACGGCGGTGGGCGTGGGGCTGTCCTTCACCCCGGCGCGCAAGCTGGAGGGCGCGGGGGCGAGCCGCCTGGGCACGGTGTTCCTGTACCTGCTCATTGCCACCATCGGCGCGCAGGCGGAGTTCCGGAGGCTCCTGGATGCGCCCGCGCTCGTGGCGGTGGGCATGGTGTGGATGGCCTTCCACGCGGCGGTGATTCTCGGGGTGCGGCGCTGGCTCAAGGCGCCCATCTTCTTCGCGGCGGTGGGCTCCCAGGCGAACGTGGGCGGGACGGCCTCCGCCTCGGTGGTGGCCGCGGCCTTCCACCCCGCCCTGGCCCCCGTGGGGGTGCTGCTCGCCGTGCTGGGCTACGTGCTGGGCACCTACGGGGGGCTCTTGTGCGCGCTCCTGCTGGAGCAGGTCCACCACCTCATTCGTTGA
- a CDS encoding RluA family pseudouridine synthase yields the protein MRGPVSCYRRGVRPWVTPLEPPPSPEELPPAFPSPFDARGPHALAERAARVLQAELRTGTVAPGVPTALLEAPEGGKMFGVLAVQTPEGRIGFLRAFSGMLAGRWEHEGFVPPLFDRQAREALEPAGEATVKALHSRAEALRTAPERAQLQAAQEARQHRHARERAELKARHEARRHQRHARRQALTAASALSEEERRQALHALDQESRGDKAERRKQEAAQEQEQRTEAPALARLERRLGALERLRRIVCRALMKRIHGTYALRNARGTHRPLRDVFAPGEPPSGAADCAAPKLLAFAFAQGLRPLALAEFWWGAPPATGGRVSGAFYGACREKCGPLLPFLLEGLTVSAPRAFSPPVAPGPAGELAIVFEDAWLVVLDKPWGLLSVPGKGEALRDSVLTRLRARYPHAAGPLLVHRLDLDTSGLLVAALDSRTHAALQRQFLHREVDKRYVAWLDGPVRGQEGTIALPLRVDLHDRPRQIHDPVHGKPALTHWRVLERRGARTRVALTPHTGRTHQLRVHAAHPLGLGAPIVGDRLYGREEVRLLLHAEALAFRHPATGQRVSFERPAPF from the coding sequence ATGCGAGGCCCGGTTTCGTGCTACCGAAGGGGTGTGAGACCGTGGGTCACGCCCTTGGAGCCCCCTCCTTCCCCGGAGGAGCTGCCGCCCGCCTTCCCCAGCCCCTTCGATGCCCGGGGCCCTCACGCGCTGGCCGAGCGGGCCGCGAGGGTGCTCCAAGCGGAGCTGCGGACAGGGACGGTGGCACCCGGCGTCCCCACCGCGCTGCTGGAGGCCCCCGAGGGGGGCAAGATGTTCGGCGTGCTGGCCGTCCAGACGCCCGAGGGCCGCATCGGCTTTCTCCGCGCCTTCTCCGGCATGCTGGCGGGACGGTGGGAGCACGAGGGCTTCGTCCCCCCGCTCTTCGACCGGCAGGCACGGGAGGCCCTGGAGCCCGCCGGAGAGGCCACCGTGAAGGCCCTGCACTCCCGCGCCGAGGCGCTGCGCACCGCCCCGGAGCGCGCCCAGCTCCAGGCGGCGCAGGAGGCCCGGCAGCACCGCCACGCGCGGGAGCGGGCGGAGCTGAAGGCCCGGCACGAGGCCCGGCGCCACCAGCGCCACGCGCGGCGCCAGGCGCTGACGGCCGCCTCCGCCCTGAGCGAGGAGGAGCGGCGCCAGGCACTCCATGCGCTCGACCAAGAGAGCCGCGGTGACAAGGCGGAGCGCCGCAAGCAGGAGGCGGCCCAGGAACAGGAGCAGCGCACGGAGGCGCCGGCCCTGGCCCGGCTGGAGCGGCGGCTCGGGGCGCTGGAGCGCTTGCGGCGCATTGTCTGCCGGGCGCTCATGAAGCGGATTCACGGCACCTACGCCCTGCGCAACGCGCGGGGCACGCACCGCCCCCTGCGGGACGTGTTCGCCCCCGGCGAGCCGCCCTCGGGGGCCGCCGACTGCGCCGCGCCCAAGCTCCTCGCCTTCGCCTTCGCCCAGGGGCTGCGCCCGCTGGCGCTCGCCGAGTTCTGGTGGGGCGCGCCACCGGCCACGGGGGGCCGCGTCTCCGGCGCCTTCTATGGGGCCTGCCGCGAGAAGTGTGGCCCGCTGCTCCCCTTCCTGCTGGAGGGCCTCACCGTCTCCGCCCCGCGCGCCTTCTCGCCCCCGGTGGCCCCGGGGCCGGCCGGAGAACTCGCCATCGTCTTCGAGGATGCGTGGCTCGTGGTGCTCGACAAGCCCTGGGGCCTGCTGTCCGTGCCGGGAAAAGGCGAGGCGCTGCGGGACTCGGTGCTCACCCGGCTCCGGGCGCGGTACCCCCACGCGGCGGGGCCGCTGCTCGTGCACCGGCTGGACCTGGACACCTCGGGGCTGCTCGTGGCCGCCCTGGATTCGCGCACCCACGCCGCGCTGCAACGGCAGTTCCTTCACCGGGAGGTGGACAAGCGCTACGTGGCCTGGCTCGACGGCCCGGTGCGCGGGCAGGAGGGCACCATTGCCCTGCCCCTGCGCGTGGACCTGCACGACCGGCCCCGGCAGATCCATGACCCCGTGCACGGCAAGCCCGCGCTCACGCACTGGCGGGTGCTCGAACGGCGGGGCGCCCGCACCCGGGTAGCCCTCACCCCCCACACCGGCAGGACGCACCAGCTGCGCGTGCACGCGGCCCATCCGCTCGGCCTGGGGGCCCCCATCGTGGGGGACCGCCTCTACGGACGCGAGGAGGTCCGCCTGCTGCTGCACGCCGAAGCGCTCGCGTTCCGGCATCCCGCCACGGGACAGCGCGTCTCCTTCGAGCGGCCCGCGCCCTTCTGA
- a CDS encoding RidA family protein, which produces MPRELVNPPNLYNSVLYGFSHAALQHGGRTLHLAGQVAWNAKGDLVGEGDLARQTRQVLENLKGVLTAVGARPTDLVRLRTYVVKHTPDKLGIVLGEIKAFYEGAEPAPNTYLGVEALALPELLVEIEAIAVIP; this is translated from the coding sequence ATGCCCCGTGAACTCGTGAACCCGCCGAACCTCTACAACAGCGTTCTGTATGGCTTCTCCCACGCGGCGCTCCAGCACGGAGGCCGGACGCTGCACCTGGCAGGGCAGGTGGCCTGGAACGCGAAGGGCGACCTCGTGGGCGAGGGCGACCTGGCCCGGCAGACCCGCCAGGTGCTGGAGAACCTCAAGGGGGTGCTCACCGCCGTGGGCGCGCGGCCCACGGACCTCGTGCGCCTGCGCACCTACGTGGTGAAACACACGCCGGACAAGCTGGGCATCGTGCTCGGTGAAATCAAAGCCTTCTACGAAGGCGCGGAGCCGGCCCCCAACACCTATCTCGGCGTCGAGGCGCTCGCCCTGCCCGAGCTGCTCGTCGAAATCGAGGCCATCGCCGTCATTCCCTGA
- a CDS encoding acyl-CoA thioesterase: MAAMSETLKDFAIVTPRFPVHWSEMDAYGHVNNARFFVWFESARIAYLARIGLVSSGHSGVGPILATTSADYLKPVVYPASLVAGARVARVGRTSLSLEHAVADADTGTLYARGSSVIVTIRYPAYEKIPVPAEVRAAIEAVEGRAFPPAP, from the coding sequence ATGGCCGCCATGTCTGAGACGCTGAAGGATTTTGCCATCGTCACGCCCCGCTTCCCCGTTCACTGGAGCGAGATGGACGCGTACGGCCACGTGAACAACGCGCGCTTCTTCGTCTGGTTCGAGTCGGCGCGGATCGCCTACCTGGCCCGCATTGGCCTGGTGAGCTCGGGCCACTCCGGGGTGGGGCCCATCCTGGCCACCACGAGCGCGGACTACCTCAAGCCCGTCGTCTACCCGGCCTCGCTCGTGGCCGGCGCCCGCGTGGCCCGCGTGGGCCGCACCAGCCTCTCCCTGGAGCACGCGGTGGCGGACGCGGACACGGGCACCCTGTACGCGCGCGGCAGCAGCGTCATCGTGACGATTCGCTACCCGGCCTACGAGAAAATCCCCGTGCCCGCGGAGGTCCGCGCCGCCATCGAGGCGGTGGAGGGGCGCGCCTTTCCGCCCGCCCCCTGA
- a CDS encoding metallophosphoesterase, giving the protein MVRWLHPAQFIRASLDAIVAAVFGTRADQRLVEAMVRPQEPYFDYSTLKDGQDAFWLDYVADTGDGWNSTYCIARLLALAELTLQTPEGTGHATQRGQVLVFGGDTVYPGASRETYEERLVQPYEAALRRSPPPSPDLFVIPGNHDWYDGLAAFLRLFCARRWVAGRRTRQSRSYFALKLPRGWWLLGTDVQLNSDIDVPQVEYFRQVASRMEPTDRVILCNAEPAWIHAANTKRRRGYLENNLEYLQEKVLGKRISVFLAGDLHHYRRHENPEGQQKITAGGGGAFLHPTHAPKADVLLDGYTVRKSFPDEKTSRKIARGNLLLIRHSPLFGLITGTLYLALALAAYAEVGHLGLTGLPDVLSSVAYSMITRPWSMGLGIITLLSLGAFADAAFGRWKWVMGLSHGLGHIVAAFFCAWGGTYLTVSGLDICAERLATDPTLCAGGWPHLAGKFFLSSAFTFLFGFLVGPFVSGLYFWVSVNGFRAHSNEAFGALAVADYKNFLRLKIDTAGCLTIYPVGVERVPRQWKETHAGPAHPAYAPDDPDATEPYLIEAPIRVNLNARNWTDEGEERFNE; this is encoded by the coding sequence ATGGTGCGCTGGCTGCACCCCGCGCAGTTCATCCGCGCCAGCCTGGACGCCATCGTCGCGGCCGTGTTCGGGACCCGGGCCGACCAGCGGCTCGTGGAGGCGATGGTCCGCCCCCAGGAGCCCTACTTCGACTACTCCACCCTCAAGGACGGCCAGGACGCGTTCTGGCTGGACTACGTCGCGGACACCGGCGACGGGTGGAACTCCACCTACTGCATCGCCCGGCTGCTGGCGCTGGCCGAGCTGACGCTCCAGACGCCCGAGGGGACCGGGCACGCCACCCAGCGCGGCCAGGTGCTCGTCTTCGGCGGGGACACGGTGTACCCGGGCGCCAGCCGCGAGACGTACGAGGAGCGGCTCGTGCAGCCCTACGAGGCGGCCCTGCGCCGCTCGCCGCCGCCCAGCCCGGACCTGTTCGTCATTCCAGGCAACCATGACTGGTACGACGGGCTGGCGGCCTTCCTGCGGCTGTTCTGCGCCCGGCGGTGGGTGGCAGGCCGGCGCACGCGCCAGAGCCGGAGCTACTTCGCGCTGAAGCTGCCCCGCGGCTGGTGGCTGCTGGGCACCGACGTGCAGCTCAACAGCGACATCGACGTGCCCCAGGTGGAGTACTTCCGCCAGGTGGCCTCGCGCATGGAGCCCACCGACCGCGTCATCCTCTGCAACGCCGAGCCGGCCTGGATTCACGCCGCCAACACCAAGCGCCGCCGCGGCTACCTGGAGAACAACCTCGAGTACCTCCAGGAGAAGGTGCTGGGCAAGCGCATCAGCGTCTTCCTCGCCGGGGACCTGCACCACTACCGGCGGCACGAGAACCCCGAGGGGCAGCAGAAAATCACCGCCGGCGGCGGCGGCGCCTTCCTGCACCCCACGCACGCGCCCAAGGCGGACGTGCTGCTGGACGGCTACACGGTGCGCAAGAGCTTCCCGGACGAGAAGACGTCGCGAAAGATTGCCCGGGGCAACCTGCTGCTCATCCGCCACAGCCCGCTCTTCGGGCTGATTACCGGCACGCTCTACCTGGCGCTGGCGCTGGCGGCCTACGCCGAGGTGGGCCACCTGGGGCTCACCGGGCTGCCCGACGTGCTCTCCTCGGTGGCCTACTCCATGATTACGCGGCCGTGGAGCATGGGGCTGGGCATCATCACCCTGCTGAGCCTGGGCGCGTTCGCGGATGCGGCCTTCGGGCGCTGGAAGTGGGTGATGGGCCTCTCGCACGGCCTGGGCCACATCGTGGCCGCGTTCTTCTGTGCCTGGGGTGGCACCTACCTCACCGTGAGCGGCCTGGACATCTGCGCGGAGCGGCTGGCCACGGACCCCACGCTGTGCGCGGGAGGCTGGCCGCACCTGGCCGGCAAGTTCTTCCTCTCCTCGGCCTTCACCTTCCTCTTCGGGTTCCTGGTGGGCCCCTTCGTGAGCGGCCTCTACTTCTGGGTGAGCGTCAACGGCTTCCGCGCCCACTCGAACGAGGCGTTCGGCGCGCTGGCGGTGGCCGACTACAAGAACTTCCTGCGCCTGAAAATCGATACGGCGGGCTGCCTCACCATCTACCCCGTGGGCGTGGAGCGCGTGCCCCGCCAGTGGAAGGAGACCCACGCCGGGCCCGCCCACCCCGCCTACGCGCCCGATGACCCGGACGCCACCGAGCCCTACCTCATCGAGGCGCCCATCCGCGTGAACCTGAACGCGCGGAACTGGACCGACGAGGGCGAGGAGCGCTTCAACGAATGA
- a CDS encoding aminotransferase class III-fold pyridoxal phosphate-dependent enzyme has translation MKNPSRSTQKVSARVVGRKAPAPRKPVKSKAPSAGERRSAVVGAYFKSLFSQPWMQDLTADLMRRQPKSNARMEELRKHSVTNAGFWPFFSIFMPLCIERAEGGRLYDIDGNEYLDCFLGFGAQSLHGHNPEPVVQAVKGLLGKSVGNAYASSIELEYVKLLKEFMPHRERFAFQNSGSDATSAAIRLARAHSGRRLVVRFEGSINGQHDVVAYNSHAAFYGHPLMPYPTAKGPMVPLRCFNRGAQVLGKEDLLILTFNDPASLDIIKKRKNEIACVLTEPIPTAFPFPDKAIPFVRELGEVCRKSGVLLVLDEVHSGFRYGPGGVTGTENLHADLVTYGKVITALGLPLSAIGGRSDILERAASSGQAIHDYGQKTFLATTHINNHLALAASHASLSLLKQKGEGFYTRTRQKAQFLRGAISQVKVNDEVSLQLPGWGEFFGYMSFMRNGAPMNSTRDFIKATYPAANVVLALLLRRKGLYYHGVPYFYTGDGHTMGDLGFAVEKIHEAVGEMTQNGFSFDISE, from the coding sequence TTGAAGAATCCCTCCCGTTCCACGCAAAAGGTCTCGGCGCGCGTGGTGGGCCGGAAGGCGCCAGCCCCGCGCAAGCCGGTGAAGTCCAAGGCTCCCTCGGCCGGGGAGCGCCGGTCGGCCGTGGTGGGGGCCTACTTCAAGTCGCTCTTCTCTCAGCCGTGGATGCAAGACCTGACCGCGGACCTGATGCGGCGCCAGCCGAAGTCCAACGCGCGCATGGAGGAGCTGCGCAAGCACTCGGTGACGAACGCGGGCTTCTGGCCCTTCTTCTCCATCTTCATGCCGCTGTGCATCGAGCGCGCCGAGGGCGGGCGGCTGTATGACATTGACGGCAACGAGTACCTGGATTGCTTCCTGGGCTTTGGCGCGCAGAGCCTCCATGGCCACAACCCGGAGCCTGTCGTCCAGGCGGTGAAGGGGCTCTTGGGCAAGAGCGTGGGCAACGCGTACGCCTCGTCGATCGAGCTGGAGTACGTGAAGCTGCTCAAGGAGTTCATGCCGCACCGCGAGCGGTTCGCCTTCCAGAACTCCGGCAGCGACGCCACCTCGGCGGCCATCCGCCTGGCGCGCGCGCACTCGGGGCGCCGGCTGGTGGTGCGGTTCGAGGGCAGCATCAACGGCCAGCATGACGTGGTGGCCTACAACTCGCACGCCGCCTTCTACGGCCACCCGCTGATGCCCTACCCCACGGCGAAGGGCCCCATGGTGCCGCTGCGCTGCTTCAACCGAGGGGCGCAGGTGCTGGGCAAGGAGGACCTGCTCATCCTGACGTTCAATGATCCGGCGTCGCTGGACATCATCAAGAAGCGCAAGAACGAGATTGCCTGTGTGCTCACCGAGCCCATTCCCACGGCGTTCCCCTTCCCGGACAAGGCCATCCCGTTCGTGAGGGAGCTGGGCGAGGTGTGCCGCAAGTCCGGCGTGCTGCTCGTGCTCGACGAGGTCCACTCGGGCTTCCGGTATGGCCCCGGCGGCGTGACGGGCACCGAGAACCTGCACGCGGACCTGGTCACCTACGGCAAGGTCATCACCGCGCTGGGGCTGCCGCTGAGCGCGATCGGCGGGCGCTCGGACATCCTGGAGCGGGCGGCCTCCAGCGGCCAGGCCATCCACGACTACGGGCAGAAGACGTTCCTGGCCACCACGCACATCAACAACCACCTGGCCCTGGCCGCCTCGCACGCCTCGCTGTCGCTGCTCAAGCAGAAGGGTGAGGGCTTCTACACGCGCACGCGCCAGAAGGCGCAGTTCCTGCGCGGCGCCATCTCCCAGGTGAAGGTGAATGACGAGGTGTCGCTGCAGCTGCCGGGCTGGGGCGAGTTCTTCGGCTACATGTCCTTCATGCGCAACGGCGCGCCGATGAACAGCACGCGCGACTTCATCAAGGCCACCTACCCCGCGGCCAACGTCGTGCTGGCGCTGCTGCTGCGCCGCAAGGGGCTGTACTACCACGGCGTGCCCTACTTCTACACGGGCGATGGCCACACGATGGGGGACCTGGGCTTCGCGGTGGAGAAGATCCACGAGGCCGTGGGCGAGATGACGCAGAACGGCTTCTCCTTCGACATCTCCGAGTGA
- a CDS encoding lysophospholipid acyltransferase family protein, whose translation MMNTLFAVLNWLPERPRRAAVRRVIDAVWARYADMQVTGREHLPLGPALYVCNHLSNADGLTLERALQPLRVWFVAGVKLRSTPMTRLAAEAVDTIFIRPGAPDVEALRCAVIALQQGRSVLVFPEGGRSRTGALLRAKRGVSLIARRARVPVVPVALTGTERMMPIDERNMGGERLHRARITVRIGAPFRVEDLHEEVEGAQDSRQALADAIMRRVAALLPPEYQGEYARRQEPGVPGGPRPVSSPREERPRPH comes from the coding sequence ATGATGAACACCCTCTTCGCCGTCCTGAACTGGCTGCCGGAGCGCCCTCGCCGTGCCGCGGTGCGGCGGGTGATTGACGCGGTCTGGGCCCGCTACGCCGACATGCAGGTGACGGGGCGTGAGCACCTGCCCCTGGGCCCCGCCCTCTACGTGTGCAACCACCTGTCCAACGCGGACGGGCTCACGCTGGAGCGGGCCCTCCAGCCCCTGCGGGTGTGGTTCGTGGCGGGGGTGAAGCTGCGGAGCACGCCCATGACGCGCCTGGCCGCCGAGGCCGTGGACACCATCTTCATCCGTCCCGGCGCCCCGGACGTGGAGGCGCTGCGCTGCGCGGTCATCGCGCTCCAGCAAGGCCGCTCCGTGCTCGTCTTCCCGGAGGGCGGGCGCAGCCGGACGGGCGCCCTGCTCCGGGCCAAGCGGGGCGTGAGCCTCATCGCCCGCAGGGCCAGGGTCCCCGTGGTGCCCGTGGCCCTCACGGGCACCGAGCGGATGATGCCCATCGACGAGCGGAACATGGGGGGCGAGCGGCTGCACCGCGCCCGCATCACCGTGCGCATCGGCGCCCCGTTCCGCGTGGAGGATCTCCACGAGGAGGTGGAGGGCGCCCAGGACTCCCGTCAGGCCCTGGCCGACGCCATCATGCGCCGCGTGGCGGCCCTGCTGCCCCCCGAGTACCAGGGGGAATACGCGCGGCGGCAGGAGCCCGGGGTGCCGGGAGGCCCGCGGCCGGTGTCCTCCCCCAGGGAGGAGCGGCCGCGGCCGCACTGA